A stretch of Ectothiorhodospiraceae bacterium BW-2 DNA encodes these proteins:
- a CDS encoding VWA domain-containing protein, which yields MMPEWLESLHFLRPYWLLGLVVLLGLNLFWRRFGRESLGWQRYCDAELLPHLLQSLPTTNGQSLRWLVNAIAIIALIALAGPAWQKQPQPLLQDQSALVLILDLSQSMRATDVKPSRLQRARLKLIDILNSHADGQNGLIVVAAEPFVVTPLTTDVATIKALLHSLDTTTVPLQGSHPYRALPVAQQLLEQTAIRHGRVILLTDGLNGPCGDACLAAARALNRAGYSLGIIAIGSREGAPIPLPEGGYFKDSRGDIVLGRLDWRPLQQLASAAGGRAVSLAVDESDYLPMLNTLRLHGGGDTVAQGEQPLEAWQDEGVWLLPLLLPLVALLFRRGLWMVLMVPLLWASLPPPVSALELPHWLYNRNQQGVKRLQQGEVAAAAELFTDPAWQGVARYRQGDFSGSLNAWREDNSPMGLYNRATALAQSGEIEAAIQHYQQLLQQVPDHEDGRYNLERLQQLQESRSSPSDDDSDSPADGEKGEKGEKGEKGEKGEKGEKGEKGESSEGADAQGEGGVTETQTQTQLSSESYQGDGDGDQAVSAEQGEGDESGRGEAPLDGDANSEAQEEGDRVSALADEEGEAAVTEGREVVEDAAAMPQNQWLRQIPDDPGALLQRKFGYQANRRYRQLPNEPQPW from the coding sequence ATGATGCCGGAGTGGCTGGAGTCGCTGCACTTTTTGCGCCCCTACTGGTTGTTGGGGTTGGTCGTGCTATTGGGTCTCAATCTGTTCTGGCGGCGCTTTGGTCGCGAATCTCTGGGGTGGCAACGCTACTGCGATGCCGAGCTGCTACCTCATCTACTACAGAGTCTGCCGACAACCAATGGTCAGTCACTCCGTTGGCTCGTGAACGCGATTGCGATTATTGCGCTTATCGCGCTCGCGGGGCCGGCGTGGCAGAAGCAGCCGCAGCCGCTGCTGCAAGATCAGTCGGCGCTGGTGTTAATTCTCGATCTGTCGCAGTCGATGCGGGCGACCGATGTGAAACCGAGTCGGCTACAGCGGGCGCGACTTAAGTTAATCGATATCCTAAATAGCCATGCCGATGGGCAAAATGGGTTGATTGTGGTCGCTGCCGAGCCGTTTGTGGTGACCCCGTTAACTACCGATGTGGCGACGATTAAAGCGCTGTTGCACAGCCTCGATACCACCACTGTGCCGCTACAGGGGAGCCACCCCTACCGAGCCCTACCTGTCGCACAGCAGCTTTTAGAGCAGACCGCCATTCGCCACGGGCGGGTGATTCTGTTAACCGATGGTCTAAACGGCCCTTGTGGTGACGCGTGTCTAGCGGCGGCGCGGGCACTCAATCGGGCCGGCTATTCGCTAGGGATTATTGCCATCGGTAGCCGCGAAGGGGCACCGATTCCGCTACCTGAAGGGGGCTATTTTAAAGATAGTCGCGGTGACATTGTATTAGGGCGGCTCGACTGGCGACCTTTACAGCAGTTAGCGAGTGCCGCAGGGGGCCGCGCTGTCTCGTTAGCGGTGGATGAGAGCGACTATCTGCCGATGCTCAATACTCTGCGCCTGCATGGAGGGGGGGATACCGTGGCGCAGGGCGAGCAGCCGCTTGAGGCGTGGCAAGATGAGGGGGTATGGTTACTGCCGTTGCTGCTGCCGTTGGTCGCGCTACTGTTTCGCCGTGGTCTCTGGATGGTGCTCATGGTGCCGCTGCTTTGGGCGTCGCTGCCGCCGCCAGTGAGTGCGCTAGAGCTACCACACTGGCTCTATAACCGTAATCAGCAGGGGGTGAAGCGACTCCAGCAGGGAGAGGTAGCGGCCGCCGCTGAGTTGTTTACCGATCCTGCTTGGCAGGGGGTAGCTCGCTATCGCCAAGGCGATTTTAGTGGCAGCCTTAACGCTTGGCGTGAGGATAACTCGCCGATGGGGCTCTATAATCGGGCCACCGCTTTGGCGCAGTCGGGAGAGATTGAGGCGGCGATTCAGCACTATCAGCAGCTACTACAACAGGTGCCAGATCACGAAGATGGGCGCTATAATCTGGAACGACTACAGCAGCTACAAGAGTCGCGCTCCTCCCCCTCCGACGACGATTCAGACTCGCCAGCGGATGGAGAGAAGGGCGAGAAGGGCGAGAAGGGCGAGAAGGGCGAGAAGGGCGAGAAGGGCGAGAAGGGCGAGAAGGGCGAGAGTAGCGAGGGCGCTGATGCTCAGGGAGAGGGGGGGGTGACCGAAACCCAAACCCAAACCCAACTCTCATCGGAGAGCTATCAAGGCGATGGCGATGGCGATCAAGCCGTTAGCGCCGAGCAGGGGGAGGGGGATGAGAGTGGCAGAGGGGAGGCGCCGCTCGATGGCGATGCGAACAGTGAGGCTCAGGAGGAGGGTGATCGAGTGAGTGCTCTGGCGGATGAGGAGGGGGAGGCGGCGGTGACCGAAGGGAGGGAGGTGGTCGAGGATGCCGCTGCAATGCCGCAAAATCAGTGGCTGCGGCAGATCCCCGATGATCCAGGGGCGCTGCTACAGCGAAAATTTGGTTATCAGGCCAATCGGCGCTATCGTCAGCTACCTAATGAGCCGCAACCGTGGTAG